A single genomic interval of Agarivorans aestuarii harbors:
- a CDS encoding cysteine-rich CWC family protein gives MLVAQQVLSDCPSCGASVGCTANEQCWCMNMPAILPVSADLNERACLCQTCLSKKLAEKLTLLIANTPHHELLELAARYRTPANQQAALQEHLDFGMEDGLMVFSAWYHLKRGTCCGNGCRHCPYPTSSN, from the coding sequence ATGCTCGTGGCACAACAAGTCCTTTCAGATTGTCCTAGCTGTGGAGCCTCAGTCGGCTGCACAGCCAATGAACAATGCTGGTGTATGAATATGCCAGCTATTTTGCCAGTAAGCGCAGATCTCAATGAGCGGGCATGTCTTTGTCAAACATGCTTATCCAAAAAGTTGGCCGAGAAATTAACGCTGTTGATAGCTAATACACCTCATCATGAACTATTAGAATTAGCTGCGCGCTACCGAACACCAGCTAACCAACAAGCTGCCTTGCAAGAACATCTAGACTTCGGCATGGAAGATGGCTTGATGGTTTTTAGTGCTTGGTATCACTTAAAACGAGGCACCTGCTGCGGTAATGGCTGTCGACACTGCCCTTATCCTACTTCAAGTAATTAA
- a CDS encoding alpha/beta fold hydrolase, whose translation MTQPNQANSLNCDTPQPSNKQKRHQRVVPLRYQAAGLAFNLAGLVSQAWAANTLAKLWFRVFKRKVSPNTQAFWQSAEQTITLKVNQHKLPLHLWGKGPLVVCLHGWSGSGVQFRHFVQPLVDAGYQVATFDAPGHGSHQDSHSHLLEFSDSLMAIQQQVAKVHCVLAHSFGAMATTTAQLRGFAPTKLVMLAPHLDVEEMFSTYANLLNLRQKLKATFKEQVGQKMQKLLAGDDPWQLFSVERLTPQATPGLLISDSQDQEVSQQQFKQIQQCWPNAKHQQTEGLGHFRLLKDPQVIAETVSFVGNQSH comes from the coding sequence ATGACTCAGCCAAATCAAGCCAACTCACTAAACTGTGATACCCCGCAGCCAAGTAACAAACAAAAACGACACCAGCGAGTGGTGCCCTTACGTTATCAAGCAGCAGGGTTAGCATTTAACCTGGCCGGCTTAGTCAGTCAAGCTTGGGCGGCAAACACATTGGCTAAGTTATGGTTTCGTGTATTTAAGCGGAAGGTTAGCCCTAATACTCAAGCCTTTTGGCAAAGTGCCGAGCAAACCATCACACTCAAGGTAAACCAACATAAGCTACCCTTGCACTTATGGGGGAAAGGACCTTTAGTGGTTTGCTTGCATGGCTGGAGTGGCAGCGGCGTGCAGTTTCGCCATTTTGTTCAACCTTTGGTTGATGCTGGCTACCAAGTTGCGACATTTGATGCCCCCGGACACGGCAGTCATCAAGATTCGCATAGCCACTTACTCGAATTCAGTGACAGCTTAATGGCCATTCAACAGCAAGTTGCCAAGGTGCACTGTGTACTTGCTCATTCCTTTGGTGCTATGGCCACTACCACAGCCCAGTTACGCGGTTTTGCTCCAACCAAGCTAGTTATGTTAGCCCCACATTTAGATGTAGAAGAAATGTTTTCCACCTATGCCAATCTACTCAACCTACGCCAGAAGCTTAAAGCAACCTTTAAAGAACAAGTGGGACAAAAAATGCAGAAGTTGTTGGCGGGTGACGATCCTTGGCAATTGTTTAGTGTAGAGCGCTTAACCCCGCAAGCTACGCCAGGTTTGTTAATTAGTGATAGCCAAGACCAAGAAGTTAGCCAACAACAGTTTAAGCAAATTCAACAGTGCTGGCCAAATGCAAAACACCAGCAAACAGAAGGACTAGGCCACTTTCGCCTGCTAAAAGACCCTCAGGTTATTGCTGAGACTGTCAGTTTTGTTGGAAATCAAAGCCACTAA
- a CDS encoding GlxA family transcriptional regulator: MKAAILLMDNCFGTGINGILDALIAANYSLIKSGAMPLFEWELVSLDGNRVTPTNGLRIEADCDLASFIARSEQPDIWIIPGIYQSASNFEKVQTAMRQSEVMIPVLQQHVADNKMIVCMCTGAFLLAQADLLGKNPALMHWRNEHHFRRAFPHLSIDSQNTIAEYGNLLCSIGGSMAYEYLVLRLVERFAGHQTAINTAKLLMMDLNAPPAAPYRAHQYQPEHQDALVQQAQLYLQRNSSQDISMVEVAQELNISDRQLKRRFAAALDCSPLQYLQRLRVNQACSLLEATQLPSNKIVLEVGYQDESSFRRLFKKQMAMTMESYRQQFGIQHQQHMAVG; encoded by the coding sequence ATGAAAGCTGCAATTTTGTTAATGGATAACTGCTTTGGCACGGGTATTAATGGCATATTAGATGCGCTTATTGCGGCTAATTACAGCTTGATTAAATCTGGCGCCATGCCGTTGTTTGAGTGGGAGCTAGTGTCGCTAGATGGTAATCGGGTCACTCCCACCAATGGATTGCGCATTGAGGCCGATTGCGATTTAGCTAGTTTTATAGCGCGTTCTGAACAACCCGACATATGGATTATTCCTGGCATTTATCAATCGGCTAGCAACTTTGAAAAAGTGCAAACGGCGATGCGCCAAAGCGAAGTAATGATACCTGTGCTTCAGCAGCATGTAGCAGATAACAAAATGATTGTGTGTATGTGCACTGGCGCTTTTTTGCTAGCGCAAGCCGATTTGCTGGGCAAGAATCCGGCATTAATGCATTGGCGTAATGAGCATCATTTCCGCCGTGCCTTTCCGCACTTAAGCATTGATAGCCAGAATACCATTGCTGAGTATGGCAATTTACTGTGTTCGATTGGTGGCAGTATGGCTTATGAGTATTTAGTGCTGCGTCTTGTAGAGCGCTTTGCCGGGCATCAAACAGCCATTAACACCGCCAAGTTGCTGATGATGGATCTTAATGCCCCGCCAGCTGCGCCTTATCGTGCTCACCAGTACCAGCCAGAACATCAAGATGCCTTAGTGCAACAGGCACAGCTTTACTTGCAGCGAAATAGCAGCCAAGACATTAGCATGGTGGAAGTGGCTCAAGAATTAAACATTAGTGATCGCCAGCTAAAGCGACGCTTTGCTGCGGCCTTAGATTGCTCCCCCTTGCAGTACCTTCAGCGGCTTAGGGTAAATCAAGCTTGCAGCCTACTCGAGGCGACCCAATTACCCAGCAATAAAATTGTGTTGGAAGTCGGCTATCAAGACGAAAGCAGTTTTCGTCGTTTATTTAAAAAACAAATGGCAATGACCATGGAAAGCTACCGGCAGCAATTTGGTATTCAACATCAGCAACATATGGCTGTTGGTTAG
- a CDS encoding LysR family transcriptional regulator: MQLGKINLNLLSALYYLLQEQSVTRAAEKMHLSQSAMSKHLAKLREVFGDPLLVRVQGQLQATPKGIELKAQVAPLLDSVENLLHQQAFEPSLCQRTFTIATSDYVSEHLLPKVLGGIYQQAPQLNIELCNWDHTTNRLLHSGEVDLGMTLPPRDSTELHATTLGTDHLVCLMHQQHPYLSITQPSMSDYCRYPHAIITTGADKNSHIDRHLSQQGLQRQIQFRASSYPATVQILSETRFILTLPAKIAKQLLKQRPLAMVALPFEVSPFDYSLIWHHRNHHDPAHTWFRQQIHQAMT; encoded by the coding sequence ATGCAACTTGGAAAAATTAACTTAAATTTACTCAGTGCATTGTATTATTTACTGCAAGAACAAAGTGTTACTCGCGCTGCAGAAAAAATGCACCTAAGCCAGTCGGCCATGAGTAAACACTTAGCTAAATTACGCGAAGTATTTGGTGATCCTTTACTGGTGCGAGTGCAAGGACAACTACAGGCAACGCCCAAAGGCATTGAGCTAAAAGCCCAAGTAGCACCGTTATTAGACTCTGTGGAAAACTTGCTCCACCAACAAGCCTTTGAGCCTAGCTTATGCCAGCGTACCTTCACCATTGCCACCTCTGATTACGTAAGTGAACACTTACTGCCAAAAGTTCTCGGTGGCATCTACCAGCAAGCGCCTCAGCTAAACATTGAGCTATGTAACTGGGACCATACCACTAATAGGCTATTACACAGTGGCGAAGTAGACCTAGGCATGACACTGCCTCCACGGGATAGCACCGAGCTACACGCTACCACCTTAGGCACCGATCACTTAGTGTGTTTAATGCACCAACAACACCCCTATTTATCGATAACGCAACCCAGCATGAGCGATTACTGCCGCTACCCACACGCCATCATTACTACTGGTGCAGACAAAAACAGCCATATTGACCGCCACCTTAGCCAGCAAGGTTTACAGCGCCAAATTCAATTTCGCGCCTCTTCCTATCCAGCCACGGTGCAAATTCTCAGTGAGACAAGATTCATTCTTACCTTGCCCGCAAAAATCGCCAAACAACTGCTAAAACAGCGCCCTTTAGCAATGGTTGCTTTGCCCTTTGAGGTTAGCCCTTTTGACTACTCGTTGATTTGGCATCATCGCAACCATCACGATCCCGCTCACACTTGGTTTAGACAGCAAATCCATCAAGCAATGACTTAG
- a CDS encoding methyl-accepting chemotaxis protein, which produces MLVHKKLSITQLILATFSMLCIVLLVLGLVAWKQMQQAENTMGEVITQAFPLMGHTNQLDRSLTAVERVLNNTIQERDEQKVNQLIEQYHQRVADYQAAEQVLVNWLSENGVESENFSLVQQQNELLFEDAEYLIELHQDVISSGTSLSERTATFQGISLRINLLLGQLFDEADPNMLKVLLDAVSADLSAMQLATINVLNSTDPREVGKVITSNNETKSYVEEDFGDLIVEKELKGVQGEHELVTQIPWLLNEVTAFGGLLGQYQQYLIKQNKLMKLKASITDQLQDVNSNLSALTAESQSSTEQQIEEASGSISTLINSGAVVIPLTILFCIAMGLIIQQLIRTPLKQLVNTLKHLAEGDLSQRCQYQSGNEFGMLSNQLNQVIEQQRDTVTGLREKSEALGQASTVNRQHGSDIMKQLDEQRSQCITVSAAMTEMEQAIQDVARRADSAAQGMREISDSTQDGVRLTEEALENNQALAANIASSTDRVKHVSESSNAIFGILEVIEGITQQTNLLALNAAIEAARAGEQGRGFAVVADEVRQLAQRTASSTTEIQTMIGGLQQDTELAVKEIEQCNKSMELNASNVNAINQKIGDIASHIEHLSLLNEEISVATNQQQTTSVDVSCSMETISSAAQQNLTVVTELNRLSDDLESVAKEQVDLVQGFKFA; this is translated from the coding sequence ATGCTAGTACATAAAAAATTGTCCATTACCCAGTTGATTCTGGCGACATTTTCAATGCTATGTATCGTATTGCTGGTGCTCGGTTTAGTTGCATGGAAACAAATGCAACAGGCAGAAAACACAATGGGTGAAGTGATCACTCAAGCTTTCCCTTTAATGGGACATACGAACCAGCTTGATCGTAGTTTAACCGCTGTAGAACGCGTGCTGAATAACACCATTCAAGAACGCGATGAACAAAAAGTTAATCAACTTATTGAGCAATACCATCAACGCGTGGCCGATTACCAAGCGGCAGAGCAAGTATTGGTAAATTGGTTGTCGGAAAATGGCGTAGAAAGTGAAAACTTTAGCCTTGTTCAACAGCAAAATGAATTGTTATTCGAAGATGCAGAATACCTTATTGAGTTGCATCAAGATGTTATCTCTAGTGGCACATCCCTGTCTGAGCGTACCGCAACTTTCCAAGGCATTTCCTTACGTATTAACTTGTTGTTAGGCCAACTGTTTGATGAAGCAGATCCTAATATGCTTAAAGTATTGCTAGACGCTGTAAGTGCCGATCTCTCGGCAATGCAACTAGCAACCATTAATGTGCTCAACTCAACCGATCCTCGTGAAGTTGGTAAGGTGATTACTAGCAATAATGAAACTAAAAGCTACGTAGAAGAAGACTTTGGTGACTTGATCGTTGAGAAAGAGCTGAAAGGCGTTCAGGGCGAGCATGAACTAGTAACGCAAATTCCTTGGTTGCTTAACGAAGTGACCGCGTTTGGTGGCCTGTTAGGCCAATACCAACAATACCTAATTAAGCAAAACAAACTGATGAAGCTTAAAGCTTCCATTACTGATCAGCTACAAGATGTAAATAGTAATTTAAGTGCGCTTACTGCAGAGAGCCAAAGTTCCACCGAGCAACAAATCGAAGAAGCTTCTGGCAGCATTTCTACCTTGATAAACAGTGGTGCGGTGGTTATTCCTCTTACTATTTTGTTCTGCATCGCCATGGGTTTAATCATTCAGCAGTTGATTAGAACGCCGCTTAAGCAATTGGTTAATACCCTTAAGCACTTAGCAGAGGGTGATTTGAGCCAGCGCTGTCAGTATCAAAGTGGCAACGAGTTTGGCATGTTGAGCAACCAGCTAAACCAGGTTATTGAACAGCAGCGAGACACCGTAACGGGCTTGCGTGAAAAGAGTGAAGCACTAGGGCAAGCTTCTACCGTAAACCGTCAGCACGGTAGCGACATCATGAAGCAGCTAGACGAGCAACGTAGCCAATGTATTACCGTGTCGGCCGCTATGACCGAAATGGAGCAGGCGATTCAAGATGTAGCGCGCCGGGCAGACTCAGCAGCGCAAGGTATGCGTGAAATTAGTGATAGCACTCAAGACGGCGTTCGCCTCACCGAAGAAGCTTTAGAAAACAACCAAGCACTAGCGGCTAACATTGCCAGCTCTACCGACAGAGTTAAGCATGTGAGTGAAAGCAGTAACGCTATTTTTGGCATTCTAGAAGTGATTGAAGGTATTACTCAGCAAACCAACTTATTAGCACTTAACGCCGCCATTGAGGCAGCCCGTGCCGGTGAGCAAGGCCGAGGCTTTGCGGTAGTGGCCGATGAAGTTCGCCAGTTAGCACAGCGTACCGCCTCTTCTACCACAGAGATTCAAACTATGATTGGTGGTTTGCAGCAAGATACCGAGCTAGCCGTGAAGGAAATTGAGCAGTGTAATAAGAGCATGGAGCTCAATGCCAGCAACGTGAATGCGATTAACCAAAAAATTGGTGATATTGCTAGCCACATTGAGCATTTATCGCTGCTTAACGAAGAGATTAGTGTGGCAACTAACCAACAGCAAACCACCAGTGTGGATGTGTCTTGCAGTATGGAAACCATATCGAGTGCAGCTCAACAAAACCTTACAGTTGTAACAGAGCTAAACCGCTTGAGTGATGATTTGGAATCGGTTGCTAAAGAGCAGGTAGATTTAGTGCAAGGTTTTAAATTTGCCTAA